GCCATGCCGCGCGGGACGTGAGGAGCGGGCTGGGTGGGTTGCCCCGCGCGCGGCGCGTCGGGCAGAGTGTGGTTTTGTGCGTTCAACAGGAACCTCGATGGTGGCGTGCGCAGCCGGACCGCCGAGTGGCGCAAGACAGCCAGGGAGAGGAACGTCGGGGAAACGAGGGCGCACGGATGATTCCATGCTAAAAGAACATCAGATTCCGGACTGTGCGCTAACGTACATAGTTATGCGATGCGGAAATTTACCTGCTGGCTAGACGCCGCGTAGGGTGGACGTTTGCGTCCACCCTACGTCAGTCATTCAACAGTCATCGGCCAACGCAATCCCGCCCACCAGCGTCCACGCGTTTGCGTGCCCGGCACGCTGCAGGCACAGCGCCGCCCTGGCGCTGCGGTTGCCGCTGCGGCAGAACAGCACCAGCGGACGCTGCGGCGCCGCCAGCAAGTGGTGCAGGTGCTCGGCCAGGCGCGACAGCGGCAGCGCGCTTGCCCGGCGTCCGTACAGGGTGGCGGCGCCGGCTTCGCTCTCGATCGCTTCGCGCACGTCGATCAGCAGTGCATCGCCGTGCCGCGCCAAAAAGGCGGCCAGGTCTACCGGCTGCAGCGCCGGCGGCGCCGGATCGCCGGTGGCGCCTTCGGCTGCGGCCGGCCGGCAATCCGGTGCTGCGGCCGATGCCGCCGATGCCGCCGCAGCGGCCAGGCGTGTGCAGGCGCTGCCGCCGGCATCGGCGCCATGGCATACGATCACGCCATCCATTGCGCGCGCCGGCCCGATGCCGTCCAGGGCAGCCGCGCCGCCCAGGCCGACGAAGGCCATGCGCAGCGCCGCGGCCGGCAGGCGGTCCTTGCCGGCGTCGACGTCACGCTGCGCGCTGCCCAGCAGGTAGCAGGTACGACCGGTGCCGGCGCTGCCGTCGATGCCGGCCGCTTGCGCGGCGCCAGGGCCGGCGTCGCCACGATCCACGCGCGCCAGCACCTGGGCGCCGAGGGCGATGCAGGGCACGCGGCGCCCATCCGCCAGCGCCACTGCGGCGCTCTCCTCCGGCCAGCCGAACGGCCCGGCGCTTGCATCCAGCCCGAGCGCCGCGCGCAGGGCCGCGCGTCCAGCCCTGCCGGCGGCATCGTCCGCCGTGCCCAGCACCGCCGCCACCCGCAAGCCGGCGCCGCGCACCAGGCCGGCGATGCGCGCTTCCTGGCCCGCGGGCGCATCGATCGCCACGCAGGCGCCGGCATCGTGGTCGAACAGCAGCCAGCCGTGCCGCCCTTCCCCGCTCAATTGCAGCACGCCGTGGCGCTGGCCCGACAGGCTCGAGGGCGCCAGCGCCGCGCCGTGCGCCGCCGCTTGGGCGACCTGGCCGCAGCGGCGGATGCGCGCGCAGGCGGCATCGATAAAGGCGTCGTCCGCCAGCGGCCCGAAGGACAGGCGCACGGCGCCGCTGCTGCGCCACGGCGGCAAGCCCATCGCTTCCAGCACGTAGCTGGGCGCGGCCTTGGCCGCCGAGCAGGCCGAGCCCGCGCTGACGCGCACGCCGGCGGCGTCGAACAGGTCGAGCAGGTCGCGCGACTGCATGCCCGCCACGGCGAAGTTCAGCGTGGTCGGCAGCGCGTGCTCGTCCGGGGTGTTGAAGACGATGCCGGGAAATGCCTTGCGCAGCGCCTGCACCAGGCGCGCGCGCATGGCCGCCATGGCGGCGTGGCTGCGGAAGGTGCTTCCTTCTTCGAGCGCCGCGAGCACCGCGCCCAGGGCGGCGATGCCGGCCATGTTCTCGGTGCCGGAGCGCTGCGCGGCTTCCTGGCCGCCGCCGGTGAGCAGCGGCGTGAACGGCGCGCCCTCGCGCACGTACAGCATGCCGATGCCCTTCGGCGCATGCAGCTTGTGGCCGGAAAACGGCGCATAGTCGATGCGGCCGGCGGACAAGGCCAGCGGCAGCTTGCCGAGCGCCTGCACGCAATCGACCATCCACAGGGCGCGCGAACCGCTCTCTTCCAGCACGCGCGCGATGCCGTCCAGGTCGGACACCGCGCCGGTCTCGTTGTTGGCGGCCATGGTGCAGACCATCGCCGCGCGCGGCGCCAGTTCGCGCAGCGCGGCCAGGTCGTGGCGGCCGTCGGCACCGACCGGGATGGCTTGCAGCGCCAGGCCGGCGCCGAGCACGCGGTTCCAGTGCGCCAGGCTTTCCGGCACCGCCTTGTGCTCGGTGGCGCCGTACAGCAGCAGCTCGCCGCATGCTTCTCCGGCCAGGCGCCGCTCGCGCAGCGCGCACAGGGCCGACAGCACGGCGGTCTGGATGCCTTCGGTGGCGCCGCTGTTGAACAGCACCCGGCCGAACGGCGCCCCTAGTACCCGGCGCGCACGCTCACGCGCGCTGTCGAGGATGCGGCGCGCGCGCAGGCCGCCGGCGTGGCTGCTGCTGGGATTGCCGAAGCAGCTTGCCATCGCGTCGATAGCGGCGTCGATGGCGGCCGGCAGCACGGGAGAAGTCGCGTTGGCGTCGAGATAGATGTCCTGCATGGTGAAATAATTGCCAAAAGTCCAAAAAATATGCGCCGCAGCGGCGATAGTTGAGTAATATGTTACGGACTCAACCCGAACAAGACGTACTAAAGTTATGTGCATCTTGTTCTCGCGTGGAACGAATATTTTCATATTTGCAGGGAATAAAAATGAATTCACTCGACAAATACGATTGTGCGATTCTGGCGGCATTGCAGGCGGACGCCACGCTGTCGATTTCCGGGTTGAGCGAAAAGGTGGGCTTGTCCAGCACGCCCTGCTGGAAGCGCGTCAAGCGCCTCGAGGAAGAAGGCTACATCGAGAGCCGGGTCAGCATCGTGAACCGCCAGAAGGTCGGCCTGCCGGTGACCGTGTTTGTTAGCGTGCGCACCAAGGAACACGACGAAAAATGGCTGGAGCGCTTCGCCTCGGCCGTGGTGGCGCTGCCCGAGGTGCTGGAATTCCACCGCATGAGCGGCGACGTCGATTACCTGCTGAAGGTGGTCACCACCGACATCGGCGGCTACGACCGCTTTTATAAAAAACTGATCAAGACCGCGCAGCTGGCCGGCGTCTCCTCGGCGTTCTCGATGGAGCAGATCAAGTACACCACCGCGCTGCCGCTCGACCTGATCTCGCACGGCCTCCCCGCCTGACGCTGCTGCCGGCACCGGCTGGCCGGCGATCTATTTCCACCTCCCGGCAATCGTGCGATGATGGCGCCCGTTCGAACCTAACGGAGACAAGGCAATGCCATCGACCATCACCACCGCCCCGCTGCTCCTCGCCGCCGCCCTGCTGTCGCACGCCGCGCTGGCCCAGGAGCAGCCGGTGCGCATCGGCTTGAGCGGCCCGCTGACCGGCGCCAACGCCTTTGCCGGCAAGGACAACGAGAATGGCGTGCGCCTCGCGGTCGAGGACCTCAACGCGCAGAAGATCAAGGCGGGCGGCAAGGTATTACGCTTCGAACTGCAGTCGGAAGACGACCAGGGCGACCCCAAGGCCGGCGTCAACGTGGCGCAGAAATTCGCCGACGCCGGCGTCAAGTTCGTGCTGGGACCGTACAACTCGGGCGTGGCGATCCCGGCCTCGCGCGTGTACGACAGCGCCGGCATCCTGATGTCGACGGTCGGCACCAACCCGAAGATCACGCAGTCGCGCTACCCGAACGTGTTCCGCATCGTCGCCAGCGACACCCAGGTCGGCGCCTCGATGGCGTCCTACGCCGCCAGGGAATTGAAAATCAAGACCGTCGCCGTGATCGACGACCGCTCCGCCTTCGGCCAGGGCATCGCCGACGAATTCGCACGCCAGGCGCGCGCCTCCGGCCTGAGCGTGGCCGGACGCGAATTCACCAGCGACAAGAGCAGCGACTTCGCCACGATTCTCACCACGCTGCGCGCCAAGAAGGTCGACGCCATCTTCTTCGGCGGCTATGCGCCGCAGGGCGCCCCGATGGCGCGCCAGATGATCCAGCTCGGCATGTCCGGCGTGCGCCTGCTCGGCGGCGACACCCTGTGCAGCCCGGAGATGGCCAATCTGGGCGGCGACGCGGTCGGCGCCAACGTCCTGTGCGCCCAGGCCGGCGCTATGCTGGACAAGCAGGCCGGCGGCGCCGCCTTCAAGGCGAAATACAAGGCGCGCTTCAAGCGCGACCCGGACGTGTACGCCCCGGCATTCTATGACCAGACCATGTTCATCGGCCAGGCCATCAAGAACGCCGGCGCGGTCGACGCCGCCGCCGTCGGCCGCGCGCTGCACGGCACCAGCTACCAGGGCGTGGCCGGCACCTACGGCTACGACCCGAGCG
The genomic region above belongs to Massilia forsythiae and contains:
- a CDS encoding aminotransferase class V-fold PLP-dependent enzyme — encoded protein: MQDIYLDANATSPVLPAAIDAAIDAMASCFGNPSSSHAGGLRARRILDSARERARRVLGAPFGRVLFNSGATEGIQTAVLSALCALRERRLAGEACGELLLYGATEHKAVPESLAHWNRVLGAGLALQAIPVGADGRHDLAALRELAPRAAMVCTMAANNETGAVSDLDGIARVLEESGSRALWMVDCVQALGKLPLALSAGRIDYAPFSGHKLHAPKGIGMLYVREGAPFTPLLTGGGQEAAQRSGTENMAGIAALGAVLAALEEGSTFRSHAAMAAMRARLVQALRKAFPGIVFNTPDEHALPTTLNFAVAGMQSRDLLDLFDAAGVRVSAGSACSAAKAAPSYVLEAMGLPPWRSSGAVRLSFGPLADDAFIDAACARIRRCGQVAQAAAHGAALAPSSLSGQRHGVLQLSGEGRHGWLLFDHDAGACVAIDAPAGQEARIAGLVRGAGLRVAAVLGTADDAAGRAGRAALRAALGLDASAGPFGWPEESAAVALADGRRVPCIALGAQVLARVDRGDAGPGAAQAAGIDGSAGTGRTCYLLGSAQRDVDAGKDRLPAAALRMAFVGLGGAAALDGIGPARAMDGVIVCHGADAGGSACTRLAAAAASAASAAAPDCRPAAAEGATGDPAPPALQPVDLAAFLARHGDALLIDVREAIESEAGAATLYGRRASALPLSRLAEHLHHLLAAPQRPLVLFCRSGNRSARAALCLQRAGHANAWTLVGGIALADDC
- a CDS encoding Lrp/AsnC family transcriptional regulator, encoding MNSLDKYDCAILAALQADATLSISGLSEKVGLSSTPCWKRVKRLEEEGYIESRVSIVNRQKVGLPVTVFVSVRTKEHDEKWLERFASAVVALPEVLEFHRMSGDVDYLLKVVTTDIGGYDRFYKKLIKTAQLAGVSSAFSMEQIKYTTALPLDLISHGLPA
- a CDS encoding branched-chain amino acid ABC transporter substrate-binding protein, yielding MPSTITTAPLLLAAALLSHAALAQEQPVRIGLSGPLTGANAFAGKDNENGVRLAVEDLNAQKIKAGGKVLRFELQSEDDQGDPKAGVNVAQKFADAGVKFVLGPYNSGVAIPASRVYDSAGILMSTVGTNPKITQSRYPNVFRIVASDTQVGASMASYAARELKIKTVAVIDDRSAFGQGIADEFARQARASGLSVAGREFTSDKSSDFATILTTLRAKKVDAIFFGGYAPQGAPMARQMIQLGMSGVRLLGGDTLCSPEMANLGGDAVGANVLCAQAGAMLDKQAGGAAFKAKYKARFKRDPDVYAPAFYDQTMFIGQAIKNAGAVDAAAVGRALHGTSYQGVAGTYGYDPSGNLKKTAVTVYTFKGGQLAPLASY